One window from the genome of Candidatus Zixiibacteriota bacterium encodes:
- a CDS encoding tetratricopeptide repeat protein, whose protein sequence is MYRRLPVLLAVVLSAGLLTVGCNIFDWAAEDDPIAEGNALMREGDYAAAAEQFAKAMDEDPENSDARYYHAKAVIHASGFNALRLGSELEEDEFASNDLLPFFGDNWPDEKANRLFGAVRTAVDDLRPIWDGKTHGNFGPRDIDLDLALLVGMRSILQWRDIDFDGTIGPDDFQFDIEWFEGFNADGFALKNLAEYISADKSAGDADLLCNPAHVAIFNELVDSVSTNIDFTADVLTQILSDSVGVDIDVDVVKEMLGFVKDVAHMYKVNDGDDNDYDGQYNEEEIDLIDNDGDGWIDEDSQCQEI, encoded by the coding sequence ATGTATCGTAGGCTCCCTGTTCTGCTGGCTGTCGTGCTCTCCGCCGGTTTGCTGACGGTCGGCTGCAACATCTTCGACTGGGCGGCTGAGGACGATCCGATCGCCGAAGGCAACGCCCTGATGCGCGAGGGCGATTACGCCGCGGCCGCCGAGCAGTTCGCCAAGGCGATGGACGAAGATCCGGAGAATTCCGACGCCCGCTACTACCACGCCAAGGCCGTCATTCACGCCTCCGGCTTCAACGCCCTCCGGCTCGGAAGCGAACTCGAAGAAGATGAATTCGCCAGCAACGACCTGCTGCCGTTCTTCGGCGACAACTGGCCGGACGAGAAGGCCAACCGCCTCTTCGGCGCCGTCCGCACCGCCGTCGACGATCTCCGGCCGATCTGGGACGGCAAGACGCACGGGAACTTCGGCCCGCGCGACATCGATCTCGACCTCGCCCTCCTGGTCGGTATGCGCTCCATCCTGCAGTGGCGCGATATCGACTTCGACGGCACCATCGGCCCCGATGACTTCCAGTTCGATATCGAATGGTTCGAGGGATTCAACGCCGATGGTTTCGCCCTGAAAAACCTGGCCGAGTATATCTCCGCCGACAAGTCGGCCGGCGACGCCGACCTCCTGTGCAATCCCGCCCACGTCGCCATCTTCAACGAGCTGGTCGACAGCGTCAGCACCAACATCGACTTCACCGCCGACGTCCTCACCCAGATCCTCTCCGACTCCGTGGGCGTCGACATCGACGTCGACGTCGTCAAAGAAATGCTGGGATTCGTGAAAGACGTCGCCCACATGTACAAGGTCAATGACGGAGACGACAACGACTACGACGGGCAGTACAACGAAGAGGAAATCGACCTTATCGACAACGACGGCGACGGCTGGATCGATGAAGATTCGCAGTGCCAGGAGATATAG